From a single Sorghum bicolor cultivar BTx623 chromosome 5, Sorghum_bicolor_NCBIv3, whole genome shotgun sequence genomic region:
- the LOC110435347 gene encoding uncharacterized protein LOC110435347: MAGSKRGHNSRYQARNERGQFAVKIEVYYISSDDDVAPAGTPSAGANRVREVVPSKFKKTRTTPPVKGGKGKGQASTVVKKKGNPTKKTSKPSPFESDTSSYDFYTDSSDDSSDDLADLFEKAMGDIDRRMDKLYRTVKKRFFPND; encoded by the exons ATGGCAGGCTCCAAGCGCGGCCACAACAGTCGCTACCAAGCTCGCAATGAGCGGGGTCAGTTCGCCGTCAAAATCGAGGTGTACTACATCTCCTCGGATGATGATGTCGCTCCGGCAGGGACTCCTTCGGCCGGTGCCAACCGCGTCAGAGAAGTTGTGCCATCCAAGTTCAAGAAGACCAGAACAACTCCTCCTGTGAAGGGTGGCAAAGGGAAAGGGCAGGCGTCAACCGTGGTGAAGAAGAAGGGTAACCCCACGAAGAAG ACCAGCAAGCCATCACCTTTCGAGAGTGATACGTCGTCTTATGATTTCTACACCGACTCAAGCGATGACAGCTCTGATGACCTGGCCGACTTATTTGAGAAGGCAATGGGGGACATTGACAGGAGGATGGATAAGTTGTACCGTACTGTGAAGAAGAGGTTTTTCCCAAATGACTAG